The following coding sequences lie in one Changpingibacter yushuensis genomic window:
- a CDS encoding Sec-independent protein translocase subunit TatA/TatB: MFGISLDEAIVILALMALIVGPKRLPLLVSRLTERIRHMKVLWRAANDRADADAVALWASSGINSFDPRYLVQSDLVEDDAQSFVALPPPVPALPEDASTSSEQGIGNVA; encoded by the coding sequence GTGTTCGGGATTTCACTTGATGAAGCAATTGTCATACTTGCGTTGATGGCGCTCATTGTTGGGCCTAAGCGACTTCCGCTACTGGTGTCGCGGCTGACCGAACGGATTCGTCATATGAAGGTACTGTGGCGAGCTGCCAACGACCGTGCCGATGCAGACGCGGTGGCTCTATGGGCCTCCTCAGGCATCAACTCTTTCGATCCACGTTATCTGGTCCAATCAGATCTGGTCGAAGATGACGCGCAGAGTTTCGTGGCACTTCCGCCTCCCGTGCCAGCCCTGCCTGAAGATGCTTCCACGAGCTCAGAGCAGGGGATCGGGAACGTTGCCTGA
- a CDS encoding FG-GAP repeat domain-containing protein, with translation MMVHKQESRPARGKRKWIAGLVAALALGGLTVPVQAADTPELVNVASQTSEHEPEVTVSYVPAWNSAGALNNGSSAAPGHGDVWGTYGDFSASHWAQYEWDTPVTVSTTSVWFWNDAASAGNVLNPQDWTFQYWDEEAEEFVDVVAEYPVAAGDGSVLGPNTVAFDPVKTTKVRIVLNAQARDDSWFSVAATEWEVMGSFTEEEPEPVDPSAPIDVEAVHVRTAVNQQPILPNNVWVLPENGPLSYSKVEWASVDSAALAETGKFTVAGTLANGTTKVQATIYVVADPDLDVESFDYAATITTPGVAPVCPNTVVAHYADGSQSSQIGVTWEKADPSTYAEAESYGDISGSISGAEEPALCTFWVVEPAVAVDTPPYVKVDMADSPTATGWYTQRPAFTIIAQERTSPIASVEYSFGGDWTKASADAVQIPGEGLVTVYVRATDTEGRVGNAEAQLKVDTKAPSSTFTVAEDSEGKVVTVDLAAFDGEVGSGVSRIVYSMGPSADPESTENDMWATYDEPFTVARRDVPMYVHVRAQDVAGNQEQTNSMTVDALKPTEPKDDPRPVPEKSKGTNAFFQDTVKDSIARTAMTVASATDVLAGDWDGDGVDTLVLRKGNVYTFLGSNRTGADGTSVTFGTTTSIPVVGDFNGDGLDDLAVRAARNNNFSISYNRGGAIPGGSPDKVITFGRPSDVPIAGDWDGDGTDSLGVQRGRHFLLRKKVSSGAANISFAYGRPGDTPIVGDFDGDGKDAISIVRVTTLHVNNSLRAGAAESRVVYGRVGDIRVAGDWFGKGFDSVAAIRY, from the coding sequence ATGATGGTGCACAAACAGGAATCGCGCCCGGCACGCGGGAAGCGTAAGTGGATCGCCGGGCTCGTGGCCGCGCTCGCGTTGGGTGGCCTCACGGTCCCAGTACAAGCCGCAGATACTCCCGAACTAGTGAATGTTGCCAGCCAAACAAGTGAGCACGAACCCGAAGTGACTGTCAGCTACGTTCCCGCGTGGAACAGCGCTGGCGCGCTCAACAATGGATCAAGTGCGGCACCCGGTCATGGAGACGTGTGGGGGACATACGGCGATTTCAGCGCGTCGCATTGGGCACAGTATGAATGGGATACCCCCGTCACAGTGTCAACCACATCGGTATGGTTCTGGAACGATGCTGCAAGCGCCGGAAATGTCCTCAATCCGCAGGATTGGACATTCCAATACTGGGATGAAGAAGCAGAGGAGTTCGTCGACGTCGTCGCCGAATATCCAGTTGCCGCCGGTGACGGTAGCGTGCTTGGACCCAACACCGTCGCATTCGATCCAGTGAAGACCACGAAAGTGCGGATCGTCCTCAACGCTCAAGCAAGAGATGATTCTTGGTTCTCTGTGGCGGCCACAGAATGGGAGGTCATGGGATCATTCACGGAGGAAGAGCCGGAGCCTGTAGACCCAAGCGCTCCGATTGACGTCGAAGCGGTGCATGTGCGGACAGCTGTTAACCAGCAGCCAATACTCCCAAACAATGTGTGGGTCCTTCCTGAAAATGGTCCATTGAGTTACTCAAAGGTGGAGTGGGCAAGCGTTGATTCTGCAGCTCTTGCTGAGACTGGCAAGTTCACGGTTGCAGGAACACTTGCAAACGGAACAACCAAGGTTCAAGCCACTATCTATGTTGTGGCCGATCCAGATCTGGATGTCGAGAGTTTCGATTATGCTGCCACCATCACCACCCCCGGGGTTGCCCCTGTGTGCCCTAATACTGTGGTGGCGCATTATGCCGATGGCTCGCAGAGTTCTCAGATTGGAGTCACGTGGGAAAAGGCTGATCCGTCAACCTACGCTGAGGCGGAATCCTATGGAGACATTTCCGGAAGTATTTCCGGTGCGGAAGAACCTGCCCTGTGTACATTCTGGGTGGTTGAGCCTGCCGTAGCGGTTGATACACCTCCTTACGTAAAGGTTGATATGGCGGATTCGCCCACCGCGACTGGCTGGTACACACAACGTCCTGCGTTCACCATCATCGCGCAAGAACGCACTTCGCCCATTGCCTCCGTCGAATACTCATTCGGTGGGGATTGGACGAAAGCTAGTGCGGACGCCGTTCAGATTCCAGGTGAAGGCCTCGTAACGGTCTACGTGCGGGCTACTGACACCGAGGGTCGAGTAGGAAATGCGGAGGCACAACTCAAGGTTGATACGAAGGCCCCGAGTTCCACCTTCACAGTGGCCGAGGATTCAGAGGGCAAAGTTGTGACTGTTGACCTCGCTGCTTTCGATGGAGAAGTGGGCAGTGGCGTGAGCCGAATCGTGTATTCGATGGGGCCATCGGCTGACCCCGAAAGCACTGAGAACGATATGTGGGCCACGTATGATGAACCGTTTACGGTTGCACGTCGCGATGTCCCTATGTATGTTCACGTCCGCGCTCAGGACGTAGCTGGCAATCAGGAACAGACAAATTCGATGACCGTGGATGCTCTCAAACCCACGGAGCCAAAGGATGATCCTCGCCCAGTTCCTGAGAAGAGCAAGGGAACTAACGCCTTCTTCCAGGACACCGTCAAGGATTCAATCGCACGCACAGCGATGACAGTCGCATCGGCGACTGACGTGCTTGCGGGAGATTGGGATGGCGATGGCGTTGACACCTTGGTTCTGCGAAAAGGAAACGTATACACCTTCCTCGGATCGAACAGGACCGGTGCTGACGGCACTTCTGTCACGTTTGGGACGACGACGTCGATTCCTGTGGTTGGCGACTTTAACGGTGACGGTCTGGACGATCTTGCTGTTCGTGCCGCACGCAACAACAACTTCTCCATCTCGTACAACCGCGGCGGAGCCATCCCGGGCGGTAGTCCGGACAAGGTCATCACATTCGGGCGTCCGAGTGACGTCCCGATCGCTGGCGATTGGGATGGCGATGGGACCGACTCACTGGGTGTGCAACGCGGCCGGCACTTCCTGCTTCGTAAGAAAGTCTCCTCAGGTGCTGCGAACATTTCGTTTGCCTATGGGAGGCCTGGTGACACGCCAATAGTCGGCGACTTCGATGGTGACGGCAAGGATGCGATCTCCATTGTCCGTGTGACAACTCTGCACGTGAACAACTCGCTACGAGCGGGCGCGGCAGAAAGCCGAGTCGTCTACGGCCGAGTCGGGGATATACGAGTCGCTGGTGATTGGTTCGGCAAGGGCTTCGATTCAGTCGCTGCCATTCGGTACTAA
- the murJ gene encoding murein biosynthesis integral membrane protein MurJ: MPFRPQRPLGRHFTDGTGRGWSRHTENAKRSSGTSRPATAHNSVAKSSAIMFLGTLTSRVLGLIRSPILLGAIVGMTSPAANSFDVANKLPNLIYMVVVGGLVNAVLVPAIVRATKASDDGGAAFINKLLTMAIVFLGAVTVVLTLAAPIVVKVFAATMSHEWYSLTVAFAYWCLPQIFFYGLYTVLGQILNARESFGPYMWAPVLNNIVAVVGMMAMLAIYGGFDSATASDSGIWTGDRIAMLGGVSTLGIVAQALILIWPMRRLGIRFTLDFQWRGAGLGSAGRASWWILLTMVVGMIPTVALSNAAASATNRAETLGIPFEQVAGNFAYTTAYTIYSIPTSLIVVSVATAMFTRLARHAAEADMVSMRKDMSKTLRMVSTLMALCTVWMIVLAVPVSRVLAASISAAEVVTLSRVVIAMCLGLVGVAAVNVLNRGYYATEDTRRAFLINLPFQVIGLVGYALCAFLPPVWIVVGIGLVMSITNTGAAFALGRGLSQRMGGIDGAKLFSSHAKLLGISFVTFVVGELLMQVITRVWAVDASVLLAAASIVIVAPILGLVYVGLMKLLRMEELESLEGPARALLRKFGIKK, translated from the coding sequence ATGCCTTTTCGTCCGCAACGCCCGCTCGGCCGCCATTTCACAGATGGAACCGGCCGAGGGTGGTCTCGCCACACTGAGAACGCAAAGCGGAGCTCTGGGACCAGCCGACCGGCTACGGCTCACAACAGCGTGGCGAAGTCGTCAGCGATCATGTTCCTTGGCACACTCACGTCCCGCGTCCTTGGTCTCATCCGCTCTCCAATCCTCTTGGGCGCAATCGTTGGTATGACCTCACCAGCGGCCAACTCGTTCGACGTCGCCAATAAACTCCCGAACCTCATCTACATGGTGGTAGTAGGTGGTTTGGTCAACGCGGTGCTGGTACCCGCGATTGTTCGGGCGACGAAAGCTTCTGACGACGGCGGCGCCGCCTTCATCAACAAGCTTCTCACGATGGCAATCGTGTTCCTCGGTGCAGTCACTGTTGTGCTGACTCTTGCGGCACCAATAGTCGTGAAGGTATTCGCAGCCACGATGTCCCATGAGTGGTACTCATTGACGGTTGCTTTTGCCTACTGGTGTTTGCCGCAGATCTTCTTCTATGGCTTGTACACGGTTCTGGGCCAGATTCTCAACGCACGCGAGAGCTTCGGGCCATACATGTGGGCGCCGGTTCTCAACAACATCGTGGCGGTCGTTGGCATGATGGCCATGTTGGCGATCTACGGTGGTTTCGATTCAGCCACTGCGAGTGATTCAGGTATCTGGACTGGTGACCGCATCGCGATGCTAGGCGGGGTGTCAACGTTGGGGATCGTAGCTCAGGCACTGATCCTCATCTGGCCGATGCGCAGGCTTGGTATTCGTTTCACACTCGATTTCCAGTGGCGCGGTGCAGGGCTCGGATCTGCAGGCAGGGCATCTTGGTGGATCTTGCTGACGATGGTTGTGGGAATGATTCCTACGGTCGCGCTCTCCAATGCAGCTGCGAGTGCCACCAACAGAGCAGAGACGCTCGGCATTCCTTTTGAGCAGGTGGCGGGCAACTTTGCATACACCACCGCATATACCATCTACTCCATCCCAACTTCGCTCATAGTGGTCTCCGTTGCCACCGCGATGTTTACTCGCTTGGCGCGTCACGCTGCGGAGGCTGACATGGTCTCCATGCGCAAAGACATGTCCAAGACACTTCGGATGGTCTCCACACTCATGGCCCTCTGCACAGTCTGGATGATCGTGCTCGCGGTTCCAGTTTCCCGAGTGCTCGCGGCATCTATCTCGGCGGCCGAAGTAGTCACCCTCTCTAGGGTTGTCATTGCTATGTGCCTTGGCCTGGTAGGCGTGGCTGCCGTCAACGTTCTCAACCGCGGGTACTACGCCACAGAAGACACCCGGCGGGCCTTCCTCATCAACCTCCCGTTCCAAGTCATTGGCCTGGTGGGATATGCGCTGTGCGCATTCCTGCCGCCGGTGTGGATAGTGGTGGGTATCGGCCTAGTCATGTCGATCACTAACACTGGCGCAGCGTTTGCGCTTGGGCGCGGTCTTTCCCAGAGAATGGGTGGGATTGATGGTGCGAAGCTGTTTTCGAGTCACGCCAAGTTACTGGGAATCAGCTTCGTGACGTTTGTGGTGGGTGAGTTGCTCATGCAGGTCATCACGCGTGTATGGGCCGTGGATGCAAGCGTGCTCCTAGCGGCGGCATCCATCGTTATAGTGGCGCCGATCCTTGGCCTCGTCTACGTGGGTCTCATGAAGCTCCTGAGAATGGAAGAGCTGGAATCTCTGGAAGGCCCCGCGCGGGCACTCTTGCGCAAGTTTGGTATCAAGAAGTGA
- a CDS encoding type 1 glutamine amidotransferase domain-containing protein, which translates to MAKKVAFVLKRGVEQPELTEPWAAVKEAGYEPVLISDAPGEVTALIHDWERGESFPVDLELKDANPDDYALLVLPGGTLNSDKIRTVPEALAFVKAFVDAGKPIASICHGPWILIEAGAVKGKKITSTARISTDLKNAGAQWIDEEVVIDGNLISSRSPRDLPAFNKAIVEVLG; encoded by the coding sequence ATGGCGAAGAAAGTTGCTTTTGTTCTCAAGCGCGGCGTTGAACAGCCGGAACTCACGGAACCGTGGGCGGCCGTGAAGGAAGCGGGCTATGAGCCGGTTCTCATTTCAGACGCCCCCGGTGAAGTCACTGCGCTCATCCACGATTGGGAACGAGGAGAATCCTTCCCCGTCGATCTCGAACTGAAGGATGCCAATCCGGATGACTATGCGCTACTCGTGTTGCCCGGCGGCACGTTGAATTCTGACAAAATTCGCACTGTTCCGGAAGCGTTGGCTTTCGTCAAGGCATTCGTGGATGCCGGTAAGCCAATTGCGTCGATCTGCCATGGCCCGTGGATTCTCATTGAGGCAGGGGCAGTCAAGGGCAAGAAGATTACCTCCACAGCCCGCATTTCGACGGATCTCAAGAATGCCGGAGCCCAATGGATAGATGAGGAAGTGGTCATTGATGGCAATCTCATCTCGAGCCGAAGCCCGCGCGATCTTCCGGCATTCAACAAAGCAATTGTAGAGGTGCTCGGCTGA
- a CDS encoding ATP-grasp domain-containing protein, with product MESHYPPDPRPILPVIFGFDIADYAFARIFHESLGVRSLVISEIARGPINDSKIFDVQFVAKSTLGNEDRFISLLRQISAEHPDERLILCVNTDEGVDFAMKHASELEPHWFLPYASAQAVQRANSKSSMADLFASLGLNAPARTIVDLTSRESWDAALAAIRFPAVVKPENGADLDVLWKKGLKKVMPTQSPDEARQYFESLADNDVTVPLIAQELIMGDDTTQWVINGYVDSRGVVTAAGSGRVLLGLHQPNLIGNAAMILLEHNDGLIEAAKRVVRAAGMHGFFSIDVKFDSRNAQPYWLDLNPRIGRGHYYLKIGGIDLVAAMMADMRGEEITYQTNSLDGIYTVIPSNLANSTYIQDPHLLQKVKAVKRRRRPINPLQYAQDRHIRRTIYRCVNNLNQFRQMRQYNPRPTQTGF from the coding sequence ATGGAATCGCACTACCCGCCCGACCCTCGTCCCATCCTGCCTGTCATTTTTGGCTTTGACATTGCCGACTATGCTTTCGCTCGGATCTTCCATGAGTCACTTGGAGTGCGCTCTCTTGTGATTTCTGAGATTGCGCGTGGCCCAATCAACGACTCGAAGATATTCGATGTTCAGTTCGTGGCTAAGTCCACGCTGGGGAATGAGGATCGTTTCATTTCTCTACTGCGCCAGATCTCCGCTGAGCACCCCGATGAGCGCCTCATCTTGTGCGTGAATACGGATGAGGGCGTGGACTTCGCAATGAAACACGCGTCAGAACTCGAGCCCCACTGGTTCCTCCCATACGCCTCTGCGCAAGCCGTTCAACGCGCAAACTCCAAATCATCTATGGCGGATCTGTTTGCCTCGCTCGGGCTTAATGCTCCGGCACGAACGATTGTGGATCTGACGTCGAGGGAAAGCTGGGATGCGGCGCTCGCGGCCATTCGGTTCCCCGCCGTCGTCAAACCAGAGAATGGTGCAGACCTCGATGTGTTGTGGAAGAAGGGCCTCAAAAAGGTCATGCCTACCCAGAGCCCAGATGAGGCCAGGCAGTACTTCGAGTCTCTGGCAGATAATGACGTCACCGTTCCACTCATTGCACAGGAACTGATCATGGGAGATGACACCACCCAGTGGGTGATCAACGGTTACGTGGATTCGCGTGGAGTGGTAACTGCCGCCGGGTCTGGCAGGGTGCTTCTGGGGCTTCACCAACCCAACCTCATTGGCAATGCGGCGATGATCCTGTTGGAGCACAACGATGGGCTCATTGAGGCCGCCAAGCGCGTGGTACGTGCCGCAGGCATGCATGGTTTCTTCTCCATCGACGTCAAGTTCGATTCCCGCAACGCTCAGCCATATTGGCTCGATCTCAATCCTCGTATTGGCCGAGGCCACTATTACCTCAAGATCGGCGGCATAGATCTGGTAGCCGCGATGATGGCAGATATGCGCGGCGAAGAGATCACCTACCAAACCAACTCGCTTGATGGTATCTACACAGTCATACCCTCGAACCTAGCCAATTCGACCTACATCCAAGATCCGCATCTGTTGCAGAAGGTAAAGGCGGTCAAGCGCCGTCGTCGCCCT
- a CDS encoding VOC family protein has translation MMQKIIPNIWFNKTAPEAGAFYEAIFPGSKASIDSFYPTQGLMDFQEDLAGEALTVTFQLGEYRFVFINAGPEFRPNPRISFILNFDPLLFGNDKTAARHELDRVWKALGEGGEIRMDLGEYPFSPHYGWVEDKYGVNWQLISSDPDGAPRPFVIPAMLFSGTSDFKAESAVDFYLDVFEDSELGDRFYYPEQDGETGGIPESVHSRRPVMYSDFRIGNQWFAATDSKDDMPFSSDCGVSFQVDCRDQTEIDSLWEALSAVPEAEQCGWLADQFGVAWQIVPENMEELMRRPNAWNNMMAMHKIVIDDF, from the coding sequence ATGATGCAGAAGATCATTCCGAACATTTGGTTCAACAAGACTGCGCCCGAGGCGGGCGCCTTCTATGAGGCGATCTTTCCTGGCTCAAAGGCATCAATTGATTCGTTCTACCCGACCCAAGGTCTGATGGACTTCCAAGAAGACCTAGCCGGTGAGGCCTTAACTGTCACCTTCCAACTTGGCGAGTACCGCTTTGTGTTCATCAATGCGGGTCCGGAGTTTCGGCCAAACCCCCGGATCTCATTCATCCTCAACTTCGACCCGCTTCTGTTTGGTAATGACAAGACGGCAGCGCGCCACGAACTGGATCGCGTGTGGAAAGCACTCGGCGAAGGTGGCGAGATACGGATGGATCTCGGAGAGTACCCGTTCAGCCCGCATTACGGCTGGGTCGAAGACAAATACGGGGTCAACTGGCAGTTGATATCGTCGGATCCCGACGGCGCCCCGCGCCCATTCGTGATTCCCGCGATGCTGTTTTCAGGAACGTCAGACTTCAAAGCCGAATCCGCAGTGGACTTCTACCTAGATGTGTTTGAGGATTCGGAGCTCGGAGATCGGTTCTATTACCCGGAGCAAGATGGCGAAACCGGTGGCATTCCTGAGTCAGTACATAGCCGGCGACCGGTCATGTACTCCGATTTTCGGATTGGCAATCAGTGGTTCGCTGCCACAGATTCTAAAGATGACATGCCATTCAGCTCCGATTGCGGGGTCTCATTCCAAGTTGATTGCCGAGATCAAACGGAAATTGACTCTCTATGGGAGGCGCTTTCAGCAGTTCCCGAGGCAGAGCAATGTGGTTGGCTCGCTGATCAGTTCGGAGTAGCGTGGCAGATCGTTCCAGAGAATATGGAAGAACTCATGCGCCGCCCCAACGCGTGGAACAACATGATGGCAATGCACAAAATTGTCATAGATGACTTCTAG
- the tatC gene encoding twin-arginine translocase subunit TatC translates to MKRTGGWHPIIGRGTASHVRGGPESDGPQAGTIGYHLKELGRRLLWISAGLTIGSVIGWCVYPHAFEFIQQPLLDAGGADGRMTLLNFPRLGSALSTQIKLSIFLGFLISLPWTALQVGVYVWPGLAKREQRVIAVLLISATPLFLTGIAFGWLCMPSTIAVMADFAPASTATMVSAEDYLTFVMRMLVSFGVAFLLPIVMVGLTMMGVMAASAWLHGWRVAMIVAVVFAAVASPSGDIATLAVLTSPIVFLYFSAIGICAGWEWWQVKKLTRGDKHSPKKLITDVH, encoded by the coding sequence ATGAAAAGAACGGGTGGGTGGCACCCGATCATCGGAAGAGGGACCGCCTCCCACGTTCGAGGCGGTCCCGAATCTGACGGCCCTCAAGCGGGCACGATTGGTTATCATCTCAAGGAGTTGGGCAGACGCCTGCTGTGGATTTCAGCGGGGCTGACCATCGGGAGTGTGATCGGGTGGTGTGTGTACCCGCACGCCTTTGAGTTCATTCAGCAACCGCTGTTAGACGCCGGTGGTGCCGATGGCCGAATGACGCTGCTGAACTTTCCACGGCTCGGCAGCGCTCTTTCCACGCAGATCAAGCTTTCGATATTCCTCGGATTCCTGATATCACTTCCGTGGACTGCTCTCCAAGTGGGTGTGTATGTGTGGCCAGGTCTGGCCAAGCGGGAGCAGCGGGTCATCGCGGTGCTCTTGATATCCGCCACGCCGCTCTTCCTCACGGGAATCGCCTTTGGCTGGCTGTGCATGCCGTCGACTATCGCGGTGATGGCGGATTTCGCACCCGCCTCTACAGCCACAATGGTCAGCGCCGAAGACTATCTGACTTTCGTCATGCGAATGCTTGTCTCTTTCGGTGTCGCATTTCTTCTTCCCATCGTCATGGTGGGCTTGACGATGATGGGGGTCATGGCAGCTTCGGCGTGGCTTCATGGTTGGCGCGTTGCGATGATAGTTGCTGTTGTCTTCGCGGCGGTCGCTTCTCCAAGCGGAGATATCGCCACTCTCGCGGTGCTCACCTCACCAATTGTGTTCCTCTACTTCTCAGCAATCGGCATTTGCGCAGGATGGGAGTGGTGGCAGGTGAAGAAGCTGACGCGGGGCGATAAACACAGTCCGAAGAAGCTCATCACCGATGTTCACTGA
- the tatA gene encoding twin-arginine translocase TatA/TatE family subunit yields MFANMRPIEVAVIIAVIVLLFGAKKLPELARALGESLHILRKEVSEAPSPSAQASVTSGSNTTTAPTPPAVLDSATSEASSANPAPMEHMG; encoded by the coding sequence ATGTTCGCGAACATGCGGCCAATAGAAGTTGCTGTCATCATTGCTGTCATCGTGCTGCTCTTTGGTGCGAAGAAGTTGCCTGAGCTCGCCAGAGCATTGGGAGAGTCACTGCACATCCTGAGGAAAGAGGTAAGTGAGGCTCCGAGCCCATCCGCACAGGCGTCCGTAACTAGTGGTTCGAATACAACAACTGCGCCAACACCACCAGCCGTGCTGGATTCTGCGACCTCTGAAGCGAGTTCAGCCAACCCCGCTCCGATGGAGCACATGGGATGA
- a CDS encoding glycoside hydrolase family 127 protein produces MNQHEREGVHGDGPFTDLARAKISRRSFLEGAALTGVVVGASSLLARSPAAAAAQASRVPVAQLSGIEQQRAAVTGSVVPLSKVRASQPNQFEPDVWVNRPFGLSDVSIDSGVYKRGQDQGLALARAYSVDRILAVFRRNAGLDTKGATPPGGWEEYGPAPDTQKWGAAEYVRGQNKAGAGGLLRGHYAGHFLSMISMAYASTGEAALKSRVDELVVGLKECRDALAAQTYQGKPRYSHPGFLSAYGEWQFSALEEYAPYGEIWAPYYTLHKILDGLNNAYLLTGSQDSLELAEGIGRWVYSRLSKCTSDQLTKMWSIYIGGEYGGMNDSLVDLYSASKATDRDVFLKAARLFDLPTLIDACAQGRDTLNGKHANQHIPQFVGYAKLYAVTGEERYLKAVKGFFDMIVPGRMYAHGGTGEGELWGPADTVAGDIGSRNAESCAAYNMVKVAWQLFHITGEQRYSDYCERTVLNHLLGGHRDKNSTTSPENLYMFPVHAGAQKEYGDGNIGTCCGGTGMESPMRYQETAYAHSADNTTLFVNFLMPSTLTWQEKGLVLRVSSEYPLDGKATLEVVSAPSTSLEIAIRVPEWVTGEASAAVSGAKVTSSGGAYIRIKRTWAAGDMIALSVPMRVWVDPTVDRPELQALRYGPVVYAAVGKTTKFPQISLSAMYDLSGGLNHAATWNGTSLILAGREFDPLYAGHDIYYSTYFERVEKSIAFGGQDSGVLNMQGANGSAFLDELWTAAPFASRADFLERVRDLSKQYQDSGAMTSKDRQKVLLAASRARMEK; encoded by the coding sequence ATGAACCAACATGAAAGAGAAGGGGTCCATGGTGATGGTCCATTCACGGATCTCGCGCGAGCCAAGATCTCACGGCGGTCGTTTCTGGAAGGCGCAGCACTTACCGGTGTGGTGGTAGGGGCCAGTTCCCTTCTGGCACGCTCGCCGGCCGCAGCTGCTGCCCAAGCATCACGTGTTCCGGTAGCGCAACTCAGTGGGATAGAGCAGCAACGTGCAGCAGTGACCGGTAGCGTTGTTCCACTTTCGAAGGTCAGAGCTTCTCAGCCGAATCAGTTTGAACCGGATGTTTGGGTTAATCGTCCGTTCGGTCTATCTGACGTGTCCATTGATAGCGGTGTTTACAAGCGAGGTCAGGATCAAGGCTTGGCACTCGCGCGCGCCTACTCCGTGGATCGGATACTCGCAGTGTTCCGTCGCAATGCGGGGCTGGACACGAAAGGTGCAACACCCCCAGGTGGTTGGGAAGAGTATGGCCCGGCTCCCGATACTCAGAAGTGGGGAGCAGCCGAATATGTGCGTGGGCAGAACAAGGCAGGAGCAGGTGGATTGCTTCGGGGCCACTATGCTGGCCATTTTCTGTCGATGATCTCGATGGCCTATGCGTCAACTGGTGAGGCCGCACTCAAGAGCAGGGTTGACGAACTGGTGGTGGGTCTCAAGGAATGTCGGGATGCGCTAGCGGCGCAAACGTATCAAGGCAAACCGCGCTACTCTCATCCCGGATTTCTTTCCGCCTACGGGGAATGGCAGTTTTCCGCACTGGAAGAATATGCGCCATATGGAGAGATTTGGGCACCCTACTACACTCTTCACAAGATCCTCGATGGGCTCAACAACGCATATCTATTGACCGGCAGTCAAGATTCACTAGAGCTGGCTGAGGGAATTGGCCGATGGGTCTATTCACGGCTATCAAAGTGCACCAGTGATCAACTGACCAAGATGTGGTCGATCTACATTGGCGGTGAATATGGTGGCATGAACGATTCGCTAGTGGACCTGTATTCGGCGTCGAAGGCCACGGATCGCGACGTGTTCCTCAAAGCTGCCCGTCTGTTTGACCTTCCCACACTCATCGACGCATGTGCACAAGGGCGTGACACTCTCAACGGCAAGCATGCAAACCAACATATTCCTCAATTTGTTGGATACGCGAAACTCTATGCGGTCACCGGTGAGGAACGTTATCTCAAGGCGGTCAAAGGATTCTTCGACATGATTGTGCCAGGGCGTATGTACGCCCATGGCGGCACCGGAGAGGGAGAGCTTTGGGGCCCTGCCGATACGGTGGCCGGCGATATTGGCTCCCGTAATGCCGAATCGTGCGCAGCATACAACATGGTGAAAGTCGCGTGGCAGCTCTTTCACATCACAGGAGAACAACGCTATTCGGATTACTGCGAACGTACCGTTCTCAATCATCTTCTTGGCGGGCACCGCGATAAGAACTCCACTACGTCACCAGAAAACCTGTATATGTTTCCGGTACATGCTGGGGCTCAGAAGGAGTACGGCGACGGAAACATCGGAACCTGTTGCGGTGGTACAGGTATGGAAAGCCCGATGCGCTATCAAGAGACGGCCTATGCGCATTCGGCCGACAACACGACACTCTTTGTCAACTTCCTTATGCCGTCAACCCTGACGTGGCAAGAGAAGGGGCTTGTCCTTCGAGTTTCCTCCGAGTATCCGCTGGATGGAAAGGCGACACTCGAAGTTGTGTCAGCACCTTCGACGTCTCTTGAGATTGCCATCAGGGTTCCTGAATGGGTCACGGGAGAGGCATCCGCTGCCGTTTCTGGAGCAAAAGTGACCTCGTCCGGGGGAGCATACATCCGTATCAAGCGGACATGGGCGGCGGGTGACATGATCGCGCTTTCTGTGCCCATGCGGGTGTGGGTAGATCCCACGGTGGATCGTCCCGAACTACAAGCGCTTCGTTACGGTCCTGTGGTCTACGCTGCCGTTGGGAAGACGACGAAGTTTCCTCAGATCTCGTTGTCTGCGATGTACGACCTCAGCGGTGGGCTGAATCACGCAGCGACGTGGAACGGTACGTCTCTCATACTGGCCGGACGCGAATTCGATCCGCTCTACGCCGGTCACGATATCTACTACAGCACCTACTTCGAACGAGTCGAGAAATCGATCGCCTTCGGCGGGCAGGACTCTGGAGTCCTCAATATGCAGGGAGCCAACGGGTCAGCATTCCTCGACGAACTATGGACGGCAGCACCCTTCGCTAGTCGCGCTGACTTCCTCGAACGCGTGCGGGATCTATCCAAGCAGTACCAAGATTCGGGAGCGATGACATCTAAGGACCGCCAAAAGGTCCTCCTCGCTGCCTCACGCGCACGAATGGAGAAATGA